In a single window of the Nicotiana tomentosiformis chromosome 8, ASM39032v3, whole genome shotgun sequence genome:
- the LOC138897605 gene encoding CUE domain-containing protein 5-like, protein MLARKTVAGSELSKKLDAQLKARQAQEPQNSEESFKSATEGEETGSSDTEKVTSDPNTTIEVIYKLAENMENMFILVGSVVDIESFESIRIGGKNKKEKEKESEGARSEERVMGKRVVDSSPTPDTSIMAVCGAESGKMEESVKKIGGSESGEAAEGLVKLGQYVDELGSSVEETLADLLKKVSESYNRKKKRTSKAKIPGTARDNKKRKASPSDSAENPPTRGRATRSQLKQNKADLQKVLEENKRKVITKGRKKMAEPVEAVDLDEMNLVHQDKDVIEEVEVQTPKSKKANTSTKKSISVSKSAEPSTLAKRTRSAVKTKQVKIVEEEE, encoded by the coding sequence atgcttgctcgcaagaCAGTGGCTGGGAGTGAATTATCAAAGAAATTAGACGCTCAATTGAAAGCTAGACAAGCCCAAGAACCCCAGAACTCTGAAGAATCCTTCAAGTCtgctactgagggggaagaaactggGTCTTCTGATACAGAAAAGGTAACCTCTGATCCAAATACTACTATTGAAGTCATTTATAAGTTAGCTGAGAATATGGAGAACATGTTTATTCTGGTTGGATCTGTGGTTGATATAGAATCTTTTGAGTCCATAAggattggtggtaaaaataaaaaagaaaaagaaaaggagagtgaGGGTGCTCGTAGTGAAGAAAGGGTAAtgggtaaaagagtggttgattcttcacccactcctgaTACAAGTATAATGGCTGTTTGTGGAGCAGAATCAGGTAAAATGGAGGAAAGTGTGAAGAAAATAGGGGGAAGTGAGTCTGGCGAAGCCGCTGAAGGGCTGGTTAAACTTGGGCAATATGTAGATGAACTTGGTTCATCAGTAGAAGAAACCCTCGCAGACCTATTGAAGAAAGTGAGTGAGAGCTACAACCGAAAGAAGAAGAGAACTTCTAAGGCTAAGATCCCTGGCACTGCTAGGGATAACAAGAAAAGGAAGGCTTCTCCTTCTGATTCTGCTGAAAATCCTCCCACAAGAGGAAGAGCCACAAGAAGCCAACTAAAGCAGAATAAGGCAGATTTGCAAAAAGTCTtagaagaaaacaaaagaaaagttATTACAAAAGGGAGGAAGAAGATGGCTGAGCCTGTTGAGGCTGTTGATCTTGATGAGATGAACCTGGTCCATCAAGATAAAGATGTGATTGAAGAAGTGGAGGTTCAGACTCCCAAATCCAAGAAAGCCAATACTTCCACTAAGAAGTCTATCTCTGTGTCAAAGTCTGCTGAACCATCCACCCTAGCAAAAAGGACCAGATCTGCTGTGAAGACAAAACAAGTGAAAATTGTTGAGGAGGAAGAATAG
- the LOC104108423 gene encoding uncharacterized protein produces the protein MSYDIKVWRVIKKGNLPIPPKKDANGQVIVSTDPLDLDDYTDEQVVVITVNAKTKYLLYNAINGEEYEKISSCETAKEMWNKLEVTYEGTNKVKETRINLLVRDYELFQMKDGESVEEMFYGFSKILGYLKSFGRPIKSGEQVRKILRSLPTIWQPKVIALECQDLDKISYDELRSDLIAFEKTHLDIQIQKKNKTVAFKETVTEP, from the coding sequence ATGTCATATGACATCAAAGTATGGCGTGTGATCAAAAAGGGAAATCTTCCAATTCCTCCCAAGAAGGATGCAAACGGTCAAGTCATTGTATCTACTGATCCTCTTGACTTGGATGATTACACTGATGAACAAGTTGTTGTTATCACTGTTAATGCAAAAACAAAGTATCTACTGTACAATGCTATCAATGGAGAAGAATATGAAAAGATATCAAGTTGCGAAACTGCAAAAGAAATGTGGAACAAACTGGAAGTCACTTACGAAGGAACCAACAAAGTGAAAGAGACTAGGATAAACCTCTTGGTTCGGGACTATGAGTTATTTCAAATGAAGGATGGTGAATCTGTAGAAGAAATGTTTTACGGGTTCAGCAAAATACTTGGATACCTCAAATCATTTGGAAGACCTATTAAAAGTGGCGAACAGGTTAGAAAGATTCTCAGAAGCTTACCTACAATTTGGCAGCCAAAGGTCATTGCGTTGGAATGTCAAGATCTTGACAAAATTTCCTATGACGAGCTCAGAAGTGATCTAATTGCTTTTGAGAAAACTCATCTTGACATACAAATTCAAAAGAAGAATAAAACTGTTGCTTTCAAAGAAACTGTGACTGAACcataa